A window of Mucilaginibacter robiniae genomic DNA:
GGCTCATTCTTCCTGCTCGGCCCAACTGGTACAGGTAAAACTGAGTTGGCTAAATCTATTGCCGATTTCTTGTTTAATGATGAAAAGGCGATGATCAGATTTGATATGTCAGAGTTTAAGGAAGAGCATTCTGCCGCATTGCTGTATGGTGCGCCTCCGGGTTATGTAGGCTACGAAGAAGGTGGCCTGCTGGTCAATAAAATACGTCAGCAGCCTTATTCAGTACTGCTTTTTGATGAGATTGAAAAAGCGCATCCCTCGGTGTTCGATATCTTTTTACAAATACTTGATGAAGGCCACATGCACGACAGGCTCGGCAAAGAGGGTGATTTTTCCAATTCATTAATCTTGTTTACTTCTAATATTGGTAGCGAATGGATTGCCGAACAATTAAACCAAGGGCATTTGCCTACCTCCAACCAGTTAATGGAAGTAATGGCTCACAAATTCAGACCCGAGTTTTTAGCCAGAATATCTGAAATAGTTCCCTTCAAGCCTATTGCGGAAGAGAATGTGGTTAAGATATTTGATATTCAATTAAAAAGCTTAATAGATTCTTTAGAGAAAATGGGTATTGGCTTTTCCATTAGCGACGATGCCAAAAGCATGCTAGCTTTAGGAGGCTTTACTCCTAAATATGGTGCAAGGCAGTTATCTGGTGTAATCCGTAACCAGTTAAGGCGGCCAATATCAAAGTATATTATTTCGGGCGAACTAACAAAAGGACATACCATAAGTATTGATAAGCAGCAAGGAAGCGATGAACTCGCTTGGAAAATTAATTAATTATTAACCGTTTGATACATTGCTGCTTGTGAAAACAATTTTGCATCAAAAGCATTTAGTATAAAATAATCAGCATATATCACACTTGATCCCATACCTATGTTTAATTATGAAATAGGAGGAAACGAAAGAAAAGTCGATACCTCAGAAGCATTTGGTGAGATATCTCCCAATAAAACATTATTCATACAAAAGCTTACAGACAACGAACCTCTTCGGCCTGAAAAGGTAGAAGGTTTAAAAACAGTTGAAGAAGTTTTTGAACATTATAATCCCAATGTTAATGTAACACTTGACAAACAGGATGGTTCAGTGATTACTGAAAACCTAAAATTTAAAAACCTAGGTGATTTCGGAGTTAAAAACTTGGTGCAGCAAAGCAGTTATTTGCGTAAACTCAATATCGAACGCGAAATGTATCTGAATATTATTAAGCAGCTGAAAACCAATAAAACATTAAAAACAACGCTTGATAATGAAGAAACAAGAGCTGCCTTCGTGAGCGCACTTAAAAACTTTGTTAAGGAACTTGATCAATAACATTTCGATATTACCCTAAACAGTAACACGTATTAACATGGCAACACCAAACGAGCAAGCCTTAAACGGAACCTCATCGGCTCAAGGGTTTAAACCTGCTGAAAAGACCGCCGAGCAAGAACTTACCTTGGCGCAAAGCTTAGATAAACTGTCGAGAGTTGGCGGATTTGATTTATTAGAAACCACAATTGATGGTTTACAAAACCTGAACCCGGTGCGTAAGGCTCGTAAGCAGATATTCTTAACTGATGATGAAAAGAAGCAGGAGCGTGAAGAGCTTAAACAAAAATTAAACCAATGGATTGAAGCTTTGGAAACAGGTAGCTCTGTTGGTGAAATGGTTGAAAAAAGCACTGAAAATCTTCAACTTGCCGAAGAGAATTTAAATAAGAATATTAATACTGTACTTGAAGGTACCCGTGAATTAGAGCAAGCTTATCGCTCTCTACATTTGTTTTACAAAAATACGGAAGCGGACAAAGTTAAAAATGTGGTTATCATGAACGCCTCGCTTGATCAATTGAAAGAGCTGGATAACCCCAGATTTATAGAGTATGTAAGCGATGAGCTTAAGCAAAATTATGACCGTTTAGATCTGCGCCAAAATTACTCTATAATGGTTGTGCCTGGTTATCTAGGTTCAAACAAGGTGGTAGAACGGTGGTCTAAAATGGCGTTTGAGAATAAGGTGATGTTGGTAACCGACTTTGCAGACCTTGATCAACCAGATGATGTAATTGATTTGTTTACATCAGCTAACTTGACTGGCGGAGAGGCTTTCAAATCAAATACTATCATGACGTGTAACTGGATGGTTGGGCGTGGTAAAGTAGCTGAAGTAGG
This region includes:
- a CDS encoding type VI secretion system contractile sheath small subunit; the protein is MFNYEIGGNERKVDTSEAFGEISPNKTLFIQKLTDNEPLRPEKVEGLKTVEEVFEHYNPNVNVTLDKQDGSVITENLKFKNLGDFGVKNLVQQSSYLRKLNIEREMYLNIIKQLKTNKTLKTTLDNEETRAAFVSALKNFVKELDQ
- a CDS encoding DUF5458 family protein codes for the protein MATPNEQALNGTSSAQGFKPAEKTAEQELTLAQSLDKLSRVGGFDLLETTIDGLQNLNPVRKARKQIFLTDDEKKQEREELKQKLNQWIEALETGSSVGEMVEKSTENLQLAEENLNKNINTVLEGTRELEQAYRSLHLFYKNTEADKVKNVVIMNASLDQLKELDNPRFIEYVSDELKQNYDRLDLRQNYSIMVVPGYLGSNKVVERWSKMAFENKVMLVTDFADLDQPDDVIDLFTSANLTGGEAFKSNTIMTCNWMVGRGKVAEVGEEDDLFVPGSAALAGKMYYTLMSQVTAGKKHGAVNEVDGVRFDLKKSEISHLERIGLVPMVNEYGKVMAFSAKTLFNGDNIGLQTYSVVRVFDYITKVLFDFLNRRAFENWNSKTEQDLRSQIVKFLDGIQGPDRLIERFKIIKFERDEVQKDRIHLDINITPYFPAKSFVVKLDGHKGDDGGATWNTDYKQQ